From the genome of Ornithobacterium rhinotracheale, one region includes:
- a CDS encoding regulatory iron-sulfur-containing complex subunit RicT, whose product MTCSGCNTSQGLPKGCKNNGGCGTDGCDKLSVFDWLSNMHQPAEELVCHIVEIRFKNERKEFYNNIDRLPLKVGDIVAVEANPGHDVGMVSMAGELVKAQLKHKKVNQTEDLPKVYRFANQKDIDVWQECREKEHAIMIEARRISRGIGLEMKISDVEYQGDGTKATFYYTSENRVDFRQLIREFATAFKCRIEMRQIGYRQEAAKLGGIGSCGRELCCSTWLTDFRSVSTAAARYQQLSINPQKIAGQCGKLKCCLNYELDSYLDALKDFPKYDAVLKSKGGDIACVKIDVFKREIWLSYTKSENVTWYKFSVEQVNEFLAQNKRGETLASLEDLNKQFNQTEDSLFGSGLLEANELNRFEEKKNRRRRNKAKGGAQQPQNANKKGAGKKQSRKKRKKPNQNRNEN is encoded by the coding sequence ATGACATGTAGCGGATGCAATACAAGCCAAGGCTTACCCAAAGGGTGTAAAAACAATGGAGGCTGCGGTACCGACGGTTGCGATAAACTGTCTGTTTTCGACTGGCTGAGCAATATGCATCAGCCCGCTGAGGAGCTCGTGTGCCATATTGTAGAAATACGCTTCAAAAACGAAAGAAAAGAATTTTACAATAATATCGATAGACTTCCCCTTAAAGTAGGCGACATCGTTGCCGTAGAAGCCAATCCAGGGCATGATGTAGGAATGGTATCCATGGCGGGAGAATTGGTAAAAGCACAACTTAAGCATAAAAAAGTAAACCAGACAGAGGATCTGCCGAAGGTCTACCGTTTTGCAAATCAAAAAGATATAGATGTGTGGCAAGAGTGCCGAGAAAAAGAGCACGCCATCATGATAGAAGCTCGTAGAATTTCAAGAGGAATTGGACTTGAAATGAAGATTTCTGATGTAGAATATCAAGGCGACGGAACCAAGGCTACTTTTTACTATACATCAGAGAATCGTGTAGATTTTAGACAACTCATCCGCGAGTTTGCCACCGCATTTAAATGCCGAATTGAAATGCGCCAAATAGGCTATCGCCAAGAGGCTGCTAAGTTAGGCGGAATCGGATCGTGTGGTAGAGAGCTTTGTTGTTCTACATGGCTCACAGATTTTAGGAGCGTGAGCACGGCAGCAGCACGCTATCAGCAATTATCCATCAATCCGCAAAAGATTGCAGGGCAGTGTGGCAAGCTGAAATGTTGCTTGAATTATGAGCTTGATTCGTACCTTGATGCATTGAAAGATTTCCCGAAGTATGATGCCGTTTTAAAGTCAAAGGGAGGCGACATTGCTTGCGTTAAGATTGATGTTTTTAAACGAGAGATTTGGCTCTCTTACACTAAATCAGAGAATGTAACTTGGTATAAGTTCAGCGTGGAGCAAGTCAATGAGTTTTTAGCGCAGAATAAGCGTGGCGAAACTTTGGCATCGCTGGAGGATTTAAATAAGCAATTTAATCAAACGGAGGATTCGCTCTTTGGCTCGGGCTTGCTGGAAGCAAATGAGTTGAATCGTTTTGAGGAGAAGAAAAATCGCCGCCGAAGAAATAAAGCTAAGGGCGGAGCGCAGCAACCACAAAATGCGAATAAAAAGGGCGCAGGCAAGAAGCAATCTAGAAAAAAACGCAAAAAACCTAATCAGAATAGGAATGAGAATTAA
- a CDS encoding peptidylprolyl isomerase encodes MALLEKIRKKTWLLIIGIGLPLVAFLVGDAFSRGSIFGNPNELGSAAGIPITTQDYTMEYSRISQIPQYQNAGENVISQITWNDLVSERVVSKHAEKLGIEFSEQQYFEAAAMFFSSIQPNLIAQNGAVNVEATKAFLSELKTAAQTGNPQAQAIYQQWENANPQAAMLRASYLDFVSRGVLATDAEAEFAFQGNNTQSQISYAFVDYATFKQKNNIQVTDEQVLDYLKAHKKQFKPEASVNIAYAYFPAVASNQDTQEIISGLNKFLNQQVITDPAAGITDTIQAFANAKNDSVYVSRFSEDVFDPTYYTKSQIENLQDANIKNLLSNLEVGKVYGPIKNGNLYELIKVTNAKPIADSVKSSHILISFQGAQGGASTRSPQAAQQIADSILNVVKTNPAKFNELASTFSDDKVAAKENGSIGWVGRFQQNFDPSYREYILSHEKGSFGVVPSQFGFHVIRIDDVKSKMGYQFAVIKKVLKASEETQEQLFNKANQLALDMQGKNTNDFVNAARKTGAEVNNADGVARFEANVTGLTGTNKLSDILAWAFNPDTKSGSIERFETSNGGQIVVFLSNKFDKDQYNVAAYKGILTPIIEADLAYNKAKELVGNDKDLNSISKKLGGRTGKASGITYNTANIEGIGAEPTVGAAALALPKGDVSNVLKAVNGIFVVKVDSKTVGAKKEDLSNERRVIELQNMGMIQNSLLQSLIDDAKVVDKRAERLVK; translated from the coding sequence ATGGCTCTTTTAGAAAAAATAAGAAAGAAAACTTGGCTACTAATCATCGGGATTGGGTTGCCGCTCGTAGCGTTTTTGGTAGGAGATGCATTCTCTAGAGGAAGTATTTTTGGAAATCCTAATGAATTGGGATCTGCAGCGGGTATCCCTATTACTACGCAAGATTACACCATGGAATACAGCAGAATTAGCCAAATTCCACAATATCAAAATGCAGGTGAAAATGTAATATCACAAATTACTTGGAACGACTTAGTGTCTGAGCGTGTGGTAAGTAAACATGCAGAGAAATTAGGAATCGAATTTTCTGAACAACAATATTTCGAAGCGGCTGCCATGTTTTTCAGCTCAATTCAGCCAAACTTAATTGCTCAAAACGGAGCAGTGAATGTCGAGGCTACCAAAGCATTTTTAAGCGAGTTGAAAACTGCAGCTCAAACAGGAAACCCACAAGCACAAGCTATTTACCAGCAATGGGAAAACGCAAATCCGCAAGCGGCAATGCTTAGAGCTAGCTACCTTGATTTTGTGAGCCGTGGAGTTTTAGCAACCGACGCAGAGGCTGAGTTTGCATTCCAAGGGAATAATACACAATCTCAAATCAGCTATGCGTTTGTAGATTACGCAACTTTCAAACAAAAAAATAACATTCAAGTAACCGATGAGCAAGTATTGGATTACTTAAAAGCTCATAAAAAACAATTTAAACCAGAAGCTTCTGTAAACATCGCGTATGCTTATTTCCCTGCGGTGGCGTCTAATCAAGATACACAAGAAATCATTTCAGGTTTAAATAAATTTTTGAATCAGCAAGTCATTACAGATCCAGCTGCTGGAATCACAGATACAATCCAAGCGTTTGCTAATGCTAAAAACGATTCTGTGTATGTATCAAGATTCTCAGAAGATGTTTTTGACCCGACTTACTACACCAAAAGCCAAATCGAAAATTTGCAAGATGCTAATATCAAAAATCTTTTATCAAATTTAGAAGTGGGTAAGGTGTACGGACCAATCAAAAATGGAAATCTGTATGAATTGATAAAAGTAACCAATGCAAAACCAATTGCAGACTCGGTGAAATCAAGCCATATTTTGATCTCATTCCAAGGAGCACAAGGTGGTGCATCAACAAGATCTCCGCAAGCTGCACAACAAATTGCAGACAGTATCCTGAATGTAGTCAAAACAAATCCTGCTAAATTCAACGAATTGGCTTCAACTTTTTCAGATGATAAAGTGGCAGCGAAAGAAAATGGTTCCATTGGTTGGGTAGGAAGATTTCAGCAAAACTTTGATCCAAGCTACAGAGAATATATCCTTTCTCATGAGAAAGGCTCGTTTGGTGTTGTGCCAAGCCAATTTGGATTCCATGTGATTCGCATTGATGATGTGAAATCTAAAATGGGATATCAGTTTGCCGTGATTAAGAAGGTATTAAAAGCTTCAGAAGAAACACAAGAGCAATTGTTTAATAAAGCAAATCAATTAGCACTTGATATGCAAGGTAAAAACACCAACGATTTTGTAAATGCAGCAAGAAAAACAGGTGCAGAGGTAAACAATGCAGATGGTGTGGCTCGTTTTGAGGCAAATGTTACAGGTCTTACGGGAACAAATAAATTGTCGGACATCCTTGCATGGGCATTTAATCCAGATACAAAATCAGGAAGCATTGAGCGTTTTGAAACTTCAAACGGAGGACAGATTGTTGTGTTCTTGTCTAATAAATTTGACAAAGACCAATACAATGTTGCAGCATACAAAGGAATCCTTACTCCAATTATCGAAGCTGATTTAGCTTACAACAAAGCAAAAGAATTGGTAGGAAATGATAAAGATCTAAATTCTATCAGCAAAAAATTAGGAGGACGCACAGGCAAGGCTAGCGGAATTACTTATAACACTGCAAATATAGAGGGAATCGGTGCGGAGCCTACAGTGGGTGCAGCAGCCTTAGCTCTGCCAAAAGGAGATGTTTCCAATGTGTTGAAAGCTGTAAATGGTATTTTTGTAGTAAAAGTAGACAGCAAAACAGTAGGTGCTAAGAAAGAAGATTTGTCAAATGAAAGAAGAGTGATCGAACTTCAAAACATGGGAATGATTCAAAACTCATTGTTGCAAAGTTTAATTGATGATGCAAAAGTAGTAGACAAAAGAGCTGAGCGTCTAGTAAAATAA
- a CDS encoding penicillin-binding protein 1A: MASTNNTKKRKRNPWIMRGILFFWLILLGGIFSIGAILYGTSKGMLGPLPDVQELENPEINVASEIYSSDGKLIDKFEKEKRIPVTYKDLPPHLVKALLAREDIRFIEHSGIDGESIMRAIAGGGKDGGGSTITQQLAKQLFTQKVSSNKIERVKQKLKEWVVALQLERLYTKEEIITMYLNKFDFIYRANGIEAAARTYFQKHTQELSVPESAVLISMLKSPVLYNPKSNPEGSLHERNVVLSQMFKYGFITRDEFERYKNEPLGLNFKMIENSVQETYSAYFKYAMRVELQKYFEEYEKKHGVHYDLYRDGLKIYTSIDSRMQKMGEEAIKQHLKGVQKMFFAEQRGNPKAPFYNISSDKRQRIFEQAMRRTIMYKNRKNAGMSEEEILEEFNKPRDSVQFFTWDGKKYEKNKSWMDSIIYHKHIIEAGLMSMDPKDGTIKAWVGGVDWDYFKFDHVKQARRQVGSTFKPFVYATAIHQMNYTPCHMVSNEPFIAGSWRPKNASGRYGGSLSLRDGLAHSVNVISARLIAESGPQAVIQLAKDLGVESPIPNNLTIALGSADLTLYEMVGAMSTFADGGIYIKPEFILSIEDKTGKIIKDYEPETREVVSEDVAYTMIDLMKGVIERGTGKNIRNYGITSEVAGKTGTTNEGSDSWFIGLTPNLVTGVWVGNEDRFAHFRGWQSQGAKMALPIWAYYMKKVYNEGNVLGVRMSDKFEKPEGIDSRWDCGSQQGFYNFGNMGSMSENRAASSSRGERAPSVNEILSSDNDTISFD; encoded by the coding sequence ATGGCGAGTACAAATAATACTAAAAAGAGAAAAAGAAATCCGTGGATTATGCGAGGGATTTTATTTTTCTGGTTGATACTTTTAGGCGGAATATTCTCGATAGGCGCCATTCTATACGGAACCTCAAAGGGAATGCTAGGCCCCTTGCCAGATGTGCAGGAGCTTGAAAATCCAGAAATCAATGTGGCATCGGAGATTTACTCCTCTGATGGGAAGTTGATAGATAAATTTGAGAAGGAAAAGCGCATTCCAGTTACTTATAAAGACTTGCCACCGCACTTGGTAAAAGCCCTTTTGGCAAGGGAGGATATACGCTTCATAGAGCACTCAGGCATTGATGGAGAGTCCATTATGCGCGCCATAGCGGGCGGAGGTAAAGATGGGGGCGGGAGTACCATCACGCAGCAGTTAGCCAAGCAGCTATTCACCCAAAAAGTGTCCTCAAATAAGATAGAGAGAGTCAAGCAAAAATTAAAAGAATGGGTGGTAGCACTGCAATTAGAGCGCCTCTACACCAAGGAGGAAATCATCACGATGTACCTCAATAAGTTTGACTTCATTTACCGAGCTAATGGCATTGAAGCCGCGGCCCGAACTTATTTCCAAAAACACACCCAAGAGCTCAGCGTGCCAGAATCAGCCGTTTTAATCTCAATGCTAAAAAGCCCCGTACTCTATAATCCAAAGAGCAACCCTGAGGGCTCTCTGCACGAGAGAAATGTAGTGCTAAGCCAAATGTTTAAATACGGCTTCATCACCAGAGACGAATTTGAAAGATATAAAAACGAGCCACTGGGGCTAAACTTTAAAATGATAGAAAATAGTGTGCAAGAAACTTATTCAGCATACTTTAAATACGCTATGCGCGTAGAGCTGCAAAAATACTTTGAAGAGTATGAAAAAAAGCATGGCGTTCACTACGACCTCTACCGCGACGGACTTAAAATCTACACCTCCATCGATTCCAGGATGCAAAAAATGGGCGAGGAGGCCATAAAACAACACTTAAAAGGCGTACAAAAAATGTTCTTTGCCGAGCAACGAGGCAACCCCAAAGCCCCATTTTATAACATTTCAAGCGACAAGCGCCAGCGCATATTTGAACAAGCAATGCGCCGCACGATTATGTATAAAAATAGAAAAAATGCGGGTATGAGCGAGGAAGAAATCTTGGAAGAATTCAATAAACCAAGAGACTCCGTTCAATTCTTCACTTGGGACGGTAAAAAGTATGAGAAAAATAAATCTTGGATGGATAGCATCATCTACCACAAGCACATCATTGAGGCAGGGCTTATGTCTATGGACCCCAAAGATGGCACCATCAAAGCTTGGGTAGGGGGCGTAGATTGGGACTACTTCAAGTTCGACCACGTGAAGCAAGCCCGCCGACAAGTAGGCTCCACCTTTAAGCCATTTGTATACGCCACAGCCATTCACCAAATGAATTATACCCCGTGCCATATGGTATCCAATGAACCATTCATTGCAGGAAGCTGGCGACCCAAAAATGCAAGCGGTCGCTATGGCGGTTCCCTATCCTTGCGAGACGGATTAGCCCACTCAGTCAATGTAATCTCTGCGCGCTTAATCGCAGAAAGCGGCCCGCAAGCCGTAATTCAGCTAGCCAAGGACTTAGGCGTGGAGTCCCCAATTCCTAATAACTTAACCATAGCCCTCGGCTCAGCAGATTTAACGCTGTATGAAATGGTGGGCGCTATGAGTACCTTTGCCGATGGCGGAATTTACATTAAGCCAGAATTCATCTTATCCATTGAAGACAAAACAGGCAAAATCATCAAAGATTATGAGCCAGAAACCCGCGAAGTAGTGAGCGAAGATGTGGCATACACGATGATTGATTTAATGAAAGGCGTAATCGAGCGTGGAACAGGGAAAAACATTCGCAATTATGGCATCACCTCAGAAGTAGCCGGCAAAACAGGAACTACCAACGAGGGTTCAGATTCGTGGTTCATAGGCCTAACGCCAAACCTTGTAACAGGCGTATGGGTGGGGAATGAAGACCGCTTTGCCCATTTCAGAGGTTGGCAATCACAGGGCGCAAAAATGGCACTGCCCATCTGGGCTTATTATATGAAGAAAGTCTACAACGAGGGCAATGTATTGGGCGTGCGAATGAGCGATAAATTTGAGAAGCCCGAGGGCATAGATAGCCGATGGGATTGCGGCTCTCAGCAAGGCTTCTATAATTTCGGGAATATGGGCTCAATGAGCGAAAACCGAGCAGCCTCCTCCTCTCGCGGTGAGCGTGCGCCTTCGGTCAATGAAATTTTATCCTCGGATAATGATACTATTTCCTTTGATTAG
- a CDS encoding gliding motility lipoprotein GldH, which translates to MRIKFLISAIIAITFLACQPEGLIYQESKSLNGSWLAKDEAVFQIPVRESLSGVDLSLVLRNNEDYPFSNIYFFTEFTSPKGEKMLDTLEYQLAFPDGEWIGSGMGAIKQNTLIYKENITLKDTGIYQLKIKQAMRLNPLEGIEDISLLIQKEK; encoded by the coding sequence ATGAGAATTAAGTTTTTAATAAGTGCCATTATCGCCATCACCTTCCTAGCGTGCCAGCCAGAGGGCTTGATTTATCAAGAGTCCAAGTCGCTGAATGGTAGTTGGCTTGCCAAAGATGAGGCTGTTTTTCAAATTCCTGTGCGGGAGAGCCTCTCGGGCGTAGACTTGTCGCTTGTGTTGAGGAATAATGAGGATTATCCGTTTAGTAATATTTACTTTTTCACGGAATTCACTTCCCCAAAGGGCGAAAAAATGCTTGATACGCTTGAATACCAATTGGCGTTTCCTGATGGTGAGTGGATAGGTAGCGGAATGGGTGCCATTAAGCAAAATACTTTAATTTATAAGGAAAATATAACTCTTAAAGATACAGGGATTTATCAATTGAAAATTAAACAGGCTATGCGCCTAAACCCGCTGGAAGGGATAGAGGACATAAGCTTATTAATACAAAAAGAAAAATAA